From Variovorax sp. J2L1-78, the proteins below share one genomic window:
- a CDS encoding ABC transporter permease: MNATAAADASVVGAALGCVPSRGRGRSYVVGRVAQMVPTLFLILLTAFVLLQLAPGDMVQVLAGEAGGGSPEYLASLRQSFGLDQPLYMQFLLYIQNVLSGNLGFSFRNNATVTALIGARLGPTLLLAAAGLTVAVVLGVAGGALAAARRGRAADRVIGVVALLIYATPGFLLGIGLMLIFSVALRWLPVGGFVDPYGVDGAWAHALSVARHLVLPAITLGALHAAIYARFTRGAMLEVYGQDHVRTARSKGLSAQRITLRHVLRNALLPLVTVIGMQTGALLGGAILVETVFAWPGLGRLAFEAMQQRDYNLLAGLILCSGTLVVFVNLAVDLLYAVLDPRVRLQ, encoded by the coding sequence TTGAACGCCACCGCCGCCGCTGACGCCTCTGTGGTCGGCGCGGCGCTAGGCTGCGTGCCCTCTCGCGGGCGAGGGCGCAGCTACGTGGTCGGCCGCGTGGCCCAGATGGTGCCGACGCTCTTCCTCATCCTGCTCACGGCCTTCGTGCTACTGCAGCTCGCGCCGGGCGACATGGTCCAGGTGCTGGCGGGCGAGGCGGGCGGCGGTTCGCCCGAGTATCTGGCCAGCCTGCGCCAGAGCTTTGGCCTCGACCAGCCGCTGTACATGCAGTTCCTGCTCTACATCCAGAACGTGCTGAGCGGCAACCTGGGCTTCTCGTTCCGCAACAACGCCACGGTCACGGCGCTCATCGGCGCACGACTGGGGCCGACGCTGTTGCTGGCCGCGGCCGGCCTCACGGTGGCGGTGGTGCTGGGTGTCGCCGGCGGTGCGCTGGCGGCGGCGCGCCGCGGCCGCGCGGCCGACCGCGTCATCGGCGTGGTGGCGCTGCTGATCTACGCGACGCCGGGTTTCCTGCTGGGCATCGGCCTCATGCTGATCTTCTCAGTGGCGCTGCGCTGGCTGCCCGTCGGCGGCTTCGTCGACCCCTACGGCGTCGACGGCGCCTGGGCGCACGCGCTGAGCGTCGCGCGGCACCTGGTGTTGCCTGCCATCACGCTCGGCGCGCTGCATGCCGCCATCTATGCCCGCTTCACGCGCGGCGCGATGCTGGAGGTCTACGGGCAGGACCATGTCCGCACCGCACGTTCCAAGGGCCTGTCGGCGCAGCGCATCACGCTGCGCCACGTGTTGCGCAACGCGCTGCTGCCGCTGGTGACCGTGATCGGCATGCAGACGGGTGCACTGCTCGGCGGCGCGATCCTGGTCGAGACCGTGTTTGCCTGGCCCGGCCTGGGACGCCTCGCCTTCGAAGCGATGCAACAGCGCGACTACAACCTGTTGGCCGGCCTGATCCTCTGCAGCGGCACGCTGGTCGTGTTCGTCAACCTGGCAGTCGACCTGCTTTACGCCGTGCTCGACCCGCGTGTGAGGCTCCAATGA
- a CDS encoding ABC transporter permease: MKTSTGTTLSALAKRPPPAVAAATPVRFVRARRPWRAWSEWPLSLRIGTVLLGIQLIVALAAGWLYPGDPFDLAGAPFVRPFEDPQFPLGTDIMGRDIAAGLMHGARVSLLVGLSATLIATVLGTAIGLLAGYFGGWLDHLLMRFTELFQVIPHFLFAIILVSIMGSKLQNIVLAIGVTSWTMVARLVRAETLALRERDYVKICAVMGGSRTRVILTHILPNAFAPVIVAASILTALAVLTEAGLAFLGMSDSNRVSWGGMIGASREALLDAPYMTLIPGAAIVFAVMALSLIGDGLTQHLRRDVRA; the protein is encoded by the coding sequence ATGAAAACCAGCACCGGCACCACCCTTTCGGCACTCGCCAAGCGGCCGCCGCCCGCCGTGGCCGCTGCTACGCCCGTGCGCTTTGTCCGGGCTCGGCGTCCCTGGCGCGCCTGGAGCGAATGGCCGCTGTCGCTGCGCATCGGCACTGTGCTGCTGGGCATCCAGCTGATCGTCGCGCTCGCCGCCGGCTGGCTGTATCCCGGCGATCCGTTCGACCTGGCGGGCGCGCCCTTCGTCCGGCCCTTCGAAGACCCGCAGTTCCCGCTCGGCACCGACATCATGGGCCGCGACATCGCGGCCGGCCTGATGCATGGGGCGCGCGTGTCGCTGCTGGTCGGGCTCTCGGCCACGCTCATCGCCACCGTGCTGGGCACGGCCATCGGCCTGCTGGCCGGCTACTTCGGCGGCTGGCTCGACCACCTGCTGATGCGCTTCACCGAGCTGTTCCAGGTGATTCCGCACTTCCTGTTCGCGATCATCCTGGTCTCGATCATGGGGTCGAAGCTGCAGAACATCGTGCTGGCCATCGGCGTCACAAGCTGGACCATGGTGGCGCGCCTGGTGCGCGCCGAGACCCTGGCCCTGCGCGAGCGCGACTACGTGAAGATCTGCGCGGTGATGGGCGGCAGTCGGACGCGCGTGATCCTCACGCACATTCTGCCGAACGCCTTCGCTCCGGTGATCGTGGCCGCGTCCATCCTCACGGCGCTCGCGGTGCTCACCGAAGCGGGGCTGGCGTTTCTCGGCATGAGCGACAGCAACCGCGTCAGCTGGGGCGGGATGATCGGCGCCTCCCGCGAGGCGCTGCTCGACGCGCCCTATATGACCCTGATTCCAGGCGCGGCGATCGTGTTCGCGGTGATGGCGCTGAGCCTCATCGGCGACGGGCTGACGCAGCACCTGCGCCGGGATGTGCGTGCATGA
- a CDS encoding ABC transporter ATP-binding protein, with protein MSGPVAVLRARSLVISVRSGGRRVPAVRGMDIEVTRGETLAIVGESGCGKSLTALALAGLLPDGVQVSGGSIELFGEDVTALDEAGWRLRRGCRIAMVFQDPMAALNPVLTIGEQIVEAIHAHRPASTQQAREEAVALLARVKLPHPERSFAAYPHQLSGGMRQRALIAIAIANRPEVLIADEPTTALDATVQAEILALLRSLQRESGMALVIITHDLNLVARWADRVTVMYAGRAVEDRPGDVLLDGSVHPYTRALMAARPRPRPAGALRPRLAEIPGRVPSPGDAGPGCAFAGRCGFATQRCETVAPDALPVTRGVVWCHAASEGRLDAVLEVLA; from the coding sequence ATGAGCGGGCCCGTTGCCGTGCTGCGTGCGCGCAGCCTCGTCATTTCGGTGCGCTCCGGCGGCCGCCGCGTGCCGGCCGTGCGCGGCATGGACATCGAAGTCACGCGCGGCGAGACACTGGCCATCGTCGGTGAATCGGGCTGCGGCAAGTCGCTCACCGCGCTGGCGCTCGCCGGCCTGCTGCCCGACGGCGTGCAGGTGTCGGGCGGCAGCATCGAGCTGTTCGGCGAAGACGTGACCGCGCTCGACGAGGCGGGCTGGCGCTTGAGGCGCGGGTGCCGCATTGCGATGGTGTTCCAGGACCCGATGGCCGCCCTGAACCCGGTACTCACCATCGGCGAGCAGATCGTCGAGGCCATCCACGCCCACCGCCCGGCGAGCACCCAGCAGGCCCGCGAGGAAGCGGTGGCACTGCTGGCACGGGTGAAGCTGCCGCACCCAGAGCGCAGCTTCGCGGCCTATCCGCATCAGCTCTCGGGCGGCATGCGCCAGCGCGCGCTGATCGCCATCGCCATCGCCAACCGCCCCGAGGTGCTGATCGCCGACGAACCCACGACCGCGCTCGACGCTACGGTGCAGGCCGAGATCCTGGCGCTGCTGCGCAGCCTGCAGCGCGAGAGCGGCATGGCGTTGGTCATCATCACGCACGACTTGAACCTGGTCGCGCGCTGGGCCGACCGGGTGACGGTGATGTATGCGGGCCGCGCGGTCGAGGACCGGCCTGGCGACGTGCTGCTCGACGGTTCGGTGCACCCGTACACGCGCGCGCTGATGGCGGCGCGCCCGCGGCCCCGGCCGGCCGGCGCACTGCGCCCCCGGCTGGCGGAGATCCCCGGGCGCGTGCCGTCGCCCGGCGACGCCGGTCCCGGTTGCGCCTTTGCCGGTCGGTGCGGCTTCGCGACGCAGCGCTGCGAGACGGTCGCGCCCGACGCGCTGCCCGTGACCCGCGGCGTGGTCTGGTGCCATGCGGCAAGCGAAGGCCGGCTGGACGCCGTGCTGGAGGTACTGGCATGA
- a CDS encoding ABC transporter ATP-binding protein produces the protein MTAIASAAGATPALLAAHDLHVSFDGRHGRVHAVRGVSLRVHPGEVLAVVGESGSGKSTLARALMGMVPVRQGTLALGGEPVPLSASARSLAQRRQVGMVFQDSAAAFDPRFTIERILREPIELLARDAQRRQSAAAAPTALLDAVGLSANVLSRRPHELSGGQRQRVGIARALAGEPQLLICDEAVSALDVSVQAQILNLLVDLQNERGLALLFITHDLSVVSYIADRIAVMYHGELMETGEVHQVLDRPAHAYTRELLAAGL, from the coding sequence ATGACGGCCATTGCTTCGGCCGCAGGAGCGACACCAGCGCTGCTGGCTGCGCACGACCTGCACGTGAGCTTCGATGGTCGGCACGGCCGCGTCCATGCCGTGCGCGGCGTCTCGCTGCGGGTGCATCCGGGCGAGGTGCTGGCGGTGGTGGGGGAGTCGGGCTCGGGTAAGTCGACGCTCGCGCGCGCGCTGATGGGCATGGTCCCGGTGCGCCAAGGCACGCTGGCCCTGGGCGGCGAGCCGGTGCCGCTGTCGGCGTCGGCCCGGTCGCTCGCACAGCGGCGTCAGGTCGGTATGGTGTTCCAGGACAGTGCCGCCGCCTTCGACCCACGCTTCACCATCGAGCGCATCCTGCGCGAGCCGATCGAACTGCTCGCGCGCGACGCGCAGCGGCGCCAGTCGGCGGCCGCTGCGCCGACGGCGCTGCTCGACGCGGTCGGCCTGTCGGCCAACGTGCTCTCGCGGCGGCCGCACGAACTGTCGGGCGGCCAGCGCCAGCGCGTGGGCATCGCGCGGGCACTGGCGGGTGAACCCCAGCTGTTGATCTGCGACGAGGCGGTGTCCGCGCTCGACGTCTCGGTGCAGGCGCAGATCCTCAACCTGCTGGTCGACCTGCAGAACGAACGCGGGCTCGCGCTGCTGTTCATCACTCACGACCTGTCGGTGGTGTCGTACATCGCGGACCGCATCGCCGTGATGTACCACGGCGAACTCATGGAGACCGGCGAGGTGCACCAGGTGCTCGACCGACCCGCACATGCCTACACCCGCGAACTACTGGCGGCGGGCCTATGA
- a CDS encoding TetR/AcrR family transcriptional regulator produces MTMTSTSTTILDHIIDTAGALFYKEGTKSVGVDRIIFEAGVAKATMYRYFSGKDALVAACLQRRHDRVMEALQSGIGKGRPKGHARILKVFELLHDKAESPDFRGCAFMLAVAENEVSDEVRRIARAHKDAVLALFVSLLPSDWPRPAKTAAQLNLLYDGAMAQILVQRNPKAALVAKECAEMILSCSDLHASAPQF; encoded by the coding sequence ATGACCATGACGTCTACATCGACCACCATCCTCGATCACATCATCGACACCGCAGGCGCGCTCTTCTACAAGGAGGGCACGAAGTCGGTGGGTGTCGATCGCATCATTTTTGAAGCTGGCGTCGCAAAGGCGACGATGTACCGCTACTTCTCGGGCAAGGACGCACTCGTGGCGGCGTGCCTGCAGCGCCGTCACGACCGGGTGATGGAGGCGCTGCAGAGCGGTATCGGCAAGGGGCGGCCCAAGGGGCATGCGCGCATTCTGAAGGTCTTTGAACTGCTGCACGATAAGGCGGAATCGCCCGATTTCCGGGGTTGCGCTTTCATGCTCGCTGTCGCGGAGAACGAGGTGTCCGATGAAGTGCGTCGGATTGCGCGTGCCCACAAGGATGCGGTGCTTGCCCTGTTCGTGTCGCTCCTTCCATCCGATTGGCCGCGCCCCGCCAAAACGGCGGCCCAGCTCAACCTTCTGTACGACGGCGCCATGGCGCAGATCCTGGTGCAACGAAACCCGAAGGCAGCGCTTGTCGCGAAGGAATGCGCGGAGATGATTCTGAGCTGCTCGGATCTTCACGCGTCGGCGCCTCAGTTTTGA
- a CDS encoding helix-turn-helix domain-containing protein, whose protein sequence is MGRPSKLSIAQWEAIKTRILAGEKPADLAREFGVSKTAISVQVSKRIETVREVANKMVDTEVALRALPIADQLSAVSLADSLRSISEHLAPAANFGAATARRLAGIAHVQSAKVDDVNPEKSLKTLTSISALSKMANESSQIGLNLLAANKDLTKLANQDAPVTPVRIVVQVEDASQPEAE, encoded by the coding sequence ATGGGCCGTCCCTCCAAACTCTCCATTGCACAGTGGGAAGCGATTAAGACCCGCATACTCGCTGGTGAGAAGCCCGCAGACCTCGCCCGCGAGTTCGGCGTGTCGAAAACAGCCATCAGCGTTCAGGTTTCGAAACGAATCGAAACGGTCCGCGAGGTGGCAAACAAGATGGTCGACACAGAGGTAGCGCTGCGTGCTCTGCCCATTGCCGATCAGCTGTCCGCTGTCTCGCTGGCCGATTCGCTGCGCAGCATTTCGGAACACCTAGCGCCGGCTGCGAACTTCGGCGCAGCCACGGCGCGGCGCCTAGCTGGGATCGCGCATGTGCAGTCGGCCAAGGTCGACGACGTGAACCCCGAGAAGTCGCTGAAGACCCTGACCAGCATCTCGGCGCTGAGCAAGATGGCCAACGAGTCGAGCCAGATCGGTCTGAACCTGCTGGCGGCGAACAAGGACCTCACGAAGCTGGCCAACCAGGACGCGCCGGTGACACCTGTGCGCATCGTGGTGCAGGTCGAAGATGCAAGTCAGCCCGAGGCTGAATAG
- a CDS encoding thermonuclease family protein, with product MSLICRTTLALLLLPLGASAAPRICLVVGIVDGDTLTARCGQAGAYEQVKVRLAEIDAPEKKQPFGERSRQSLASLCFQREAVLRPTTIDR from the coding sequence ATGTCGTTGATTTGCCGCACCACGCTGGCCCTCCTGCTCCTCCCCCTCGGCGCCAGCGCCGCGCCGCGCATCTGTCTCGTCGTCGGCATCGTTGACGGTGACACCCTCACCGCGCGCTGCGGGCAGGCCGGCGCCTACGAGCAAGTAAAGGTGCGCCTGGCCGAGATCGACGCGCCCGAGAAGAAGCAGCCGTTCGGCGAACGCAGCCGGCAGAGCCTGGCCAGTTTGTGCTTCCAGCGCGAGGCGGTGCTGCGGCCCACGACAATCGACAGGTAG
- a CDS encoding TonB-dependent siderophore receptor → MHTPRPTSVALAVAAALLSMTGAVAHAQEATLPSVTVDARSTPPQADISGFGDLPLKDVPISATVIDSQQLQASGARRLADLTQFDPSVTDAYNSAGYWDYLTVRGFVLDNRFNYRREGLPISAETAIPLDNKERVEILRGTSGIQAGTSAPGGLVNYVVKRPTEQNLRKVRTEVSGRGSVLGAVDLGGRFGEDRQFGYRLNVAAEDLKPRTYSLDGERHLFSLAADWRITRDSVFEAEIEYSKKRQPSQNGFSLLGNTLPAPVDPRINLNNQPWSQPSVFEGLTGTLRFTQAINSDWRWSAQVGQQRLKSDDRLAYASGCGAEGNYDRYCSDGTFDFYDFRSEDERRTQTAGNLSLKGNVMTGSVRHDLTVGLLASRVRNRFQDQAYRPVGIGNVWGTAIVPADPTPIIPNTDRDERSTELSLQDAIRWNDRFTSWLGVRHTRLNRDGVRTDGSEPTGYKDGITTPWVAVSYALQPGLMAYASWGEGVESQVVPNNVGYANAGQGLPALVSRQREVGLKGSKGALNWQAALFAITRPVTDIDTCGNPAAPCTAGFDGEAEHRGLELNGDWRDGPWRLAAGMTLIDAKRSGSADASVNGQRPTNVPRQVLRAQAAYRIAAVPGLELQGQMSHEGRRNVLPDGSITLPSWTRFDAALRYDTKIGGVATQWTFGIENLADKRYWKESPYQYGHVYLFPGAPRTLRLAVTAAL, encoded by the coding sequence ATGCACACCCCTCGCCCCACCTCCGTCGCCCTGGCCGTCGCGGCTGCCCTGCTCTCGATGACGGGTGCCGTCGCGCACGCCCAGGAGGCCACGCTGCCGTCCGTCACCGTCGACGCGCGCAGCACCCCGCCGCAGGCCGACATCAGCGGCTTCGGCGACCTGCCGCTGAAGGACGTGCCGATTTCCGCCACCGTGATCGACAGCCAGCAACTGCAGGCCAGCGGCGCGCGTCGACTCGCCGACCTCACGCAGTTCGATCCGTCGGTGACCGACGCGTACAACTCGGCCGGCTACTGGGACTATCTGACGGTGCGCGGCTTCGTGCTGGACAACCGCTTCAACTACCGGCGCGAGGGCCTGCCGATCAGCGCCGAGACGGCGATCCCGCTCGACAACAAGGAGCGCGTCGAGATCCTGCGTGGCACCAGCGGCATCCAGGCCGGCACCAGCGCGCCCGGCGGCCTGGTCAACTACGTGGTCAAGCGACCGACCGAGCAGAACCTGCGCAAGGTGCGCACCGAGGTGTCGGGCCGTGGCAGCGTGCTCGGTGCGGTCGACCTGGGCGGGCGCTTCGGCGAGGACCGCCAGTTCGGCTACCGACTGAACGTCGCGGCCGAGGACCTCAAGCCGCGCACCTATTCGCTCGACGGCGAGCGCCACCTGTTCTCGCTGGCAGCCGACTGGCGCATCACCCGCGACTCGGTGTTCGAGGCCGAGATCGAGTACAGCAAGAAGCGCCAGCCCAGCCAGAACGGCTTCAGCCTGCTCGGCAACACGCTGCCGGCGCCGGTCGACCCGCGCATCAACCTCAACAACCAGCCGTGGTCGCAGCCCTCGGTGTTCGAAGGGCTGACCGGCACGCTGCGCTTCACGCAGGCGATCAACAGCGACTGGCGCTGGAGCGCGCAGGTCGGCCAGCAGCGGCTCAAGAGCGACGACCGGCTCGCCTACGCCTCCGGCTGCGGCGCCGAAGGCAACTATGACCGCTACTGTTCGGACGGCACCTTCGACTTCTACGATTTCCGCAGCGAGGACGAGCGCCGCACACAGACCGCGGGCAACCTCAGCCTCAAGGGCAACGTGATGACCGGCAGCGTGCGGCACGACCTGACGGTGGGCCTGCTGGCGAGCCGCGTGCGCAACCGCTTCCAGGACCAAGCCTACAGGCCGGTCGGCATCGGCAATGTGTGGGGTACCGCGATCGTGCCGGCCGATCCGACACCAATCATCCCCAACACCGACCGCGACGAGCGCTCCACGGAGCTGTCGCTGCAGGACGCAATCCGCTGGAACGACCGCTTCACCAGCTGGCTCGGCGTGCGGCATACGCGGCTCAATCGCGACGGCGTGCGCACCGACGGCTCCGAGCCCACGGGCTACAAAGACGGCATCACCACGCCTTGGGTGGCCGTGAGCTATGCACTGCAACCGGGTCTCATGGCCTACGCGAGCTGGGGCGAAGGCGTGGAGTCGCAGGTCGTGCCGAACAACGTCGGCTACGCCAACGCGGGCCAGGGCCTGCCCGCGCTCGTGTCTCGCCAGCGCGAGGTGGGCTTGAAGGGGAGCAAGGGCGCGCTGAACTGGCAGGCAGCACTGTTCGCCATCACACGGCCGGTGACCGACATCGACACCTGCGGCAACCCGGCTGCGCCGTGTACCGCCGGCTTCGATGGCGAAGCCGAGCATCGCGGCCTGGAGCTGAACGGCGACTGGCGCGACGGCCCCTGGCGTCTGGCAGCCGGCATGACGCTGATCGATGCGAAGCGCTCTGGCAGCGCCGATGCGTCGGTCAACGGCCAGCGCCCGACCAACGTACCGCGGCAAGTGCTTCGGGCGCAAGCCGCCTACCGCATCGCCGCAGTCCCCGGCCTCGAACTGCAAGGCCAGATGTCGCACGAAGGCCGCCGCAATGTCCTGCCGGATGGATCGATCACCTTGCCTTCATGGACGCGCTTCGATGCGGCGCTGCGCTACGACACGAAGATCGGTGGCGTCGCGACGCAGTGGACCTTCGGCATCGAGAACCTCGCCGACAAGCGGTACTGGAAGGAATCGCCCTACCAGTACGGTCACGTGTACCTCTTTCCCGGCGCGCCGCGGACCTTGCGGCTTGCCGTCACGGCAGCGTTGTGA
- a CDS encoding thiamine phosphate synthase: MNDTTPTAAEIVAAHAARFGTVTPPPVGFRSAHPVYRAAKQACMALGFIDADAECLACAWHAQTVRTGRFDARAWPDSPADFGMGRFPPSARSDAFAPCPEQLGLYAVLPDAAWVGRMARAGVPTVQLRFKSTDAAAIDREVAAAVEAVQGTGARLFINDHWQAAIAARAYGVHLGQEDLDALASDDLRRIHTAGLRLGVSTHGYAEMVRADMVSPSYIAMGAVFPTTLKRMATAPQGIARLHAYARLLRGYPRVAIGGIDAERLPAVLATGVGSVAMVRALIAADNPEAMAARLTAAVAAAH; encoded by the coding sequence ATGAACGACACCACCCCCACCGCCGCCGAGATCGTCGCCGCGCATGCCGCGCGCTTCGGCACGGTCACACCACCACCGGTCGGCTTTCGCTCCGCGCATCCGGTGTACCGCGCCGCCAAGCAGGCCTGCATGGCGCTCGGCTTCATCGACGCCGATGCCGAATGCCTGGCCTGCGCCTGGCATGCGCAGACCGTACGCACCGGCCGCTTCGACGCCCGGGCCTGGCCCGATTCGCCCGCGGACTTCGGCATGGGCCGCTTCCCGCCCAGCGCGCGCAGCGATGCCTTCGCGCCCTGCCCCGAACAGCTCGGCCTTTATGCCGTGCTCCCCGACGCCGCATGGGTCGGTCGCATGGCACGCGCTGGTGTGCCGACGGTGCAGTTGCGCTTCAAGTCGACCGACGCTGCTGCGATCGACCGCGAAGTCGCCGCTGCGGTGGAGGCCGTGCAAGGCACCGGCGCGCGGCTCTTCATCAATGACCACTGGCAGGCTGCCATCGCCGCCCGCGCCTACGGCGTGCACCTCGGGCAGGAAGACCTCGATGCGCTCGCATCCGACGACCTGCGGCGCATCCACACGGCCGGCCTGCGGCTGGGCGTCAGCACGCACGGCTATGCGGAGATGGTGCGTGCCGACATGGTGAGCCCGAGCTACATCGCGATGGGGGCCGTCTTCCCGACCACGCTCAAGCGGATGGCGACGGCGCCCCAAGGCATTGCCCGTCTGCACGCCTACGCGCGCCTGCTGCGCGGCTATCCGCGGGTCGCGATCGGCGGGATCGATGCCGAGCGGCTGCCGGCCGTGCTCGCGACCGGCGTCGGCTCGGTCGCGATGGTGCGTGCACTGATCGCCGCCGACAACCCCGAGGCGATGGCCGCACGACTAACCGCCGCCGTTGCCGCTGCGCACTGA
- a CDS encoding thiazole synthase: MHASTSDDPLVLYGQTFPSRLLLGTARYPSPDVLEAAVRCARPAMLTASLRRQTAVPGTGGHDDNGFWHMLRQLGVPVLPNTAGCHGVQEVIATAQMARELFDTPWIKLELIGDDYTLQPDTLNLVDAAAQLIRDGFLVLPYCTDDLVLCQRLVDVGCQAVMPWAAPIGTGRGPVNPYALQLLRERLDAPLLVDAGLGLPSHACQVMEWGYDGVLLNTAVALAQDPVSMAGAFADAVRAGRNAHRAGAMAAQACAQPSTPVLGTPFWHHDTA, translated from the coding sequence ATGCACGCATCGACATCCGACGACCCGCTGGTGCTCTACGGCCAGACCTTCCCCAGCCGCCTGCTGTTGGGCACGGCGCGTTACCCGTCGCCCGACGTGCTCGAGGCCGCGGTGCGGTGCGCGCGGCCAGCCATGCTCACGGCATCGCTTCGCCGGCAGACCGCGGTGCCCGGCACCGGCGGCCATGACGACAACGGCTTCTGGCACATGCTCAGACAACTCGGCGTGCCGGTGCTGCCCAACACCGCCGGCTGCCACGGGGTACAGGAAGTCATCGCCACCGCGCAGATGGCGCGCGAGCTGTTCGACACGCCGTGGATCAAGCTCGAGCTCATCGGCGACGACTACACGCTGCAGCCCGACACGCTGAACCTGGTCGACGCCGCCGCGCAGCTCATCCGCGACGGCTTCCTCGTGCTGCCCTACTGCACCGACGACCTGGTGCTGTGCCAGCGCCTGGTCGACGTCGGCTGCCAGGCCGTCATGCCCTGGGCCGCGCCCATCGGCACCGGCCGGGGTCCCGTCAACCCGTACGCGCTGCAACTGCTGCGTGAACGACTCGACGCGCCCTTGCTGGTCGACGCCGGCCTCGGCCTGCCCTCGCACGCCTGCCAGGTGATGGAGTGGGGCTACGACGGCGTGCTGCTCAACACCGCCGTCGCGCTGGCGCAGGACCCTGTCTCGATGGCCGGCGCCTTCGCCGATGCGGTGCGGGCCGGCCGCAATGCACACCGTGCGGGTGCGATGGCCGCGCAGGCCTGCGCGCAACCCAGCACGCCGGTCCTCGGCACGCCCTTCTGGCACCACGACACCGCATGA
- the thiS gene encoding sulfur carrier protein ThiS: MHVLINDTPHTLPEPATVADALVAMNAVPPYAVAVNREFVPRSAYAAHALKNDDRLEVIRPVTGG; the protein is encoded by the coding sequence ATGCACGTGCTGATCAACGACACGCCGCACACCTTGCCCGAGCCGGCCACGGTGGCCGATGCGCTCGTCGCGATGAACGCCGTGCCGCCCTATGCGGTGGCGGTGAACCGCGAATTCGTGCCGCGCTCGGCCTATGCCGCGCACGCGCTGAAGAACGACGACCGGCTCGAAGTCATTCGCCCGGTGACTGGAGGCTAG
- a CDS encoding FAD-dependent oxidoreductase — translation MSSLPFDAATVLGAGLMGRLMALGLARAGCQVAVFDAGGPEAEGAAARVAAAMLAPLAESAVAPASVVRMGHHALARWPALLQSLDTPVFFQREGTLVLWHRQDAAEAARLARVLEHTGEQVPALPAMQRVDADRITALEPSLGTRFAQGLFLPDEGQLDNRALLDALRSALEAMPNVRMHWHDARSLDDFSPAPNERVIDCRGLGARNQWPSLRGVRGEVIRVHAPEVALTRPVRLVHPRYPLYIAPKPDGVFVIGATEIESADLSPASVRSTLELLSAAYAVHSGFAEARILEIATQCRPTLPDNLPALRQPRPRVLQINGLYRHGFLVAPAMLDMAMELLATGHSALAERFDLPMEAMACTC, via the coding sequence ATGAGCTCCTTGCCTTTCGACGCGGCAACCGTGCTCGGCGCCGGCCTGATGGGCCGCCTGATGGCGCTCGGCCTGGCGCGCGCCGGGTGCCAGGTCGCCGTGTTCGACGCGGGTGGCCCGGAGGCCGAGGGCGCCGCCGCGCGCGTGGCCGCCGCGATGCTCGCGCCGCTGGCCGAATCCGCCGTGGCACCCGCGTCGGTGGTGCGCATGGGCCATCACGCCCTCGCACGCTGGCCCGCGCTGCTGCAGTCGCTCGACACGCCGGTCTTCTTCCAGCGCGAGGGCACGCTGGTGCTGTGGCACCGGCAGGACGCGGCCGAAGCGGCGCGCCTGGCGCGCGTGCTCGAACACACCGGCGAACAGGTACCCGCACTGCCGGCGATGCAGCGCGTCGACGCCGATCGCATCACGGCGTTGGAACCGTCGCTGGGCACCCGCTTCGCGCAGGGCCTGTTCCTGCCGGACGAAGGCCAGCTCGACAACCGCGCGCTGCTCGATGCACTGCGCTCTGCATTGGAAGCGATGCCGAACGTGCGCATGCACTGGCATGACGCCCGCTCGCTCGACGACTTTTCGCCCGCACCGAACGAACGCGTGATCGACTGCCGGGGCCTTGGCGCCCGCAATCAATGGCCATCGCTGCGTGGCGTGCGCGGCGAGGTGATCCGGGTGCACGCGCCCGAGGTCGCCCTCACGCGGCCGGTGCGGCTGGTGCACCCGCGCTACCCGCTCTACATCGCGCCCAAGCCCGATGGCGTGTTCGTCATCGGCGCCACCGAGATCGAGTCGGCCGACCTGTCACCGGCCAGCGTGCGCTCGACGCTCGAACTGCTGAGCGCGGCCTATGCGGTGCACAGCGGTTTCGCCGAAGCACGCATCCTGGAGATCGCGACGCAGTGCCGGCCAACGCTGCCCGACAACCTGCCGGCCCTGCGCCAACCGCGCCCGCGCGTGCTGCAGATCAACGGCCTGTACCGGCACGGCTTTCTGGTGGCGCCCGCGATGCTGGACATGGCGATGGAACTGCTGGCCACCGGGCACTCGGCACTGGCCGAGCGCTTCGACCTGCCGATGGAGGCCATGGCATGCACGTGCTGA